A DNA window from Canis lupus familiaris isolate Mischka breed German Shepherd chromosome 10, alternate assembly UU_Cfam_GSD_1.0, whole genome shotgun sequence contains the following coding sequences:
- the NCF4 gene encoding neutrophil cytosol factor 4 isoform X1: MALAQQLRAESDFEQLPDNIAISANIADIEEKRGFTSYFVFVIEVKTKGGSKYLIYRRYRQFHALQSKLEERFGPENKSNPFTCSLPTLPAKVYVGVKQEIAEMRIPALNAYMKSLLSLPIWVLMDEDVRIFFYQSPYDSEQVPQALRRLRPRTRKVKNESPQDAIFDRMAAPRAEALFDFTGNSKLELNFKAGDVIILLSRINKDWLEGTVRGATGIFPQSFVKILKDFPEEEDPTNWLRCYYYEDTISTTKDIAVEEELSSTPLFKDLMQLMRREFQREDIALNYRDAQGDLVRLLSDEDVALMVKQAQGLPSQKHLFPWKLHITQKDDYRVYNTVP, encoded by the exons ATGGCCCTGGCCCAGCAGCTGCGGGCTGAGAG CGACTTTGAACAGCTTCCCGACAACATCGCCATCTCGGCCAACATCGCCGACATCGAGGAGAAGAGGGGCTTCACCAGCTATTTT GTTTTCGTCATCGAGGTGAAGACCAAAGGGGGATCCAAGTACCTCATCTACCGCCGCTACCGCCAGTTCCACGCCTTGCAGAGCAAGCTGGAGGAGCGGTTTGGGCCGGAGAACAAGAGCAACCCCTTCACCTGCAGCCTGCCCACGCTCCCAG CCAAAGTCTATGTGGGTGTGAAACAGGAGATCGCGGAGATGCGGATACCTGCCCTCAATGCCTACATGAAG AGCCTCCTCAGCCTGCCCATCTGGGTGCTGATGGACGAGGACGTCCGGATCTTCTTCTACCAGTCACCCTATGACTCAGAGCAGGTGCCCCAGGCGCTGCGCCGGCTCCGGCCGCGCACCCGGAAGGT CAAGAACGAGTCCCCCCAAGATGCCATCTTTGACCGCATGGCAGCTCCACGAGCAGAG GCCTTGTTTGACTTCACTGGCAACAGCAAACTGGAGCTGAATTTCAAAGCTGGAGATGTGATCATCCTTCTCAGTCGGATCAATAAAGACTGGCTGGAG gGCACTGTCCGGGGAGCCACGGGCATCTTCCCACAGTCGTTCGTGAAGATCCTCAAGGACTTCCCGGAGGAGGAAGACCCCACCAACTGGCTGCGCTGCTACTACTACGAAGACACCATCAGCACCACCAA GGACATCGCGGTGGAGGAAGAGCTCAGCAGCACCCCTCTGTTCAAGGACCTGATGCAGCTCATGAG GCGGGAGTTCCAGAGGGAAGACATCGCCCTGAATTACCGGGATGCTCAGGGGGATCTGGTGCGGCTGCTGTCAGACGAGGACGTGGCGCTCATGGTGAAGCAGGCCCAAGGTCTCCCCTCCCAGAAGCACCTCTTCCCTTGGAAGCTGCACATCACCCAGAAGGATGACTACAGAGTCTACAACACTGTCCCCTGA
- the NCF4 gene encoding neutrophil cytosol factor 4 isoform X2, with amino-acid sequence MYLMGDFEQLPDNIAISANIADIEEKRGFTSYFVFVIEVKTKGGSKYLIYRRYRQFHALQSKLEERFGPENKSNPFTCSLPTLPAKVYVGVKQEIAEMRIPALNAYMKSLLSLPIWVLMDEDVRIFFYQSPYDSEQVPQALRRLRPRTRKVKNESPQDAIFDRMAAPRAEALFDFTGNSKLELNFKAGDVIILLSRINKDWLEGTVRGATGIFPQSFVKILKDFPEEEDPTNWLRCYYYEDTISTTKDIAVEEELSSTPLFKDLMQLMRREFQREDIALNYRDAQGDLVRLLSDEDVALMVKQAQGLPSQKHLFPWKLHITQKDDYRVYNTVP; translated from the exons CGACTTTGAACAGCTTCCCGACAACATCGCCATCTCGGCCAACATCGCCGACATCGAGGAGAAGAGGGGCTTCACCAGCTATTTT GTTTTCGTCATCGAGGTGAAGACCAAAGGGGGATCCAAGTACCTCATCTACCGCCGCTACCGCCAGTTCCACGCCTTGCAGAGCAAGCTGGAGGAGCGGTTTGGGCCGGAGAACAAGAGCAACCCCTTCACCTGCAGCCTGCCCACGCTCCCAG CCAAAGTCTATGTGGGTGTGAAACAGGAGATCGCGGAGATGCGGATACCTGCCCTCAATGCCTACATGAAG AGCCTCCTCAGCCTGCCCATCTGGGTGCTGATGGACGAGGACGTCCGGATCTTCTTCTACCAGTCACCCTATGACTCAGAGCAGGTGCCCCAGGCGCTGCGCCGGCTCCGGCCGCGCACCCGGAAGGT CAAGAACGAGTCCCCCCAAGATGCCATCTTTGACCGCATGGCAGCTCCACGAGCAGAG GCCTTGTTTGACTTCACTGGCAACAGCAAACTGGAGCTGAATTTCAAAGCTGGAGATGTGATCATCCTTCTCAGTCGGATCAATAAAGACTGGCTGGAG gGCACTGTCCGGGGAGCCACGGGCATCTTCCCACAGTCGTTCGTGAAGATCCTCAAGGACTTCCCGGAGGAGGAAGACCCCACCAACTGGCTGCGCTGCTACTACTACGAAGACACCATCAGCACCACCAA GGACATCGCGGTGGAGGAAGAGCTCAGCAGCACCCCTCTGTTCAAGGACCTGATGCAGCTCATGAG GCGGGAGTTCCAGAGGGAAGACATCGCCCTGAATTACCGGGATGCTCAGGGGGATCTGGTGCGGCTGCTGTCAGACGAGGACGTGGCGCTCATGGTGAAGCAGGCCCAAGGTCTCCCCTCCCAGAAGCACCTCTTCCCTTGGAAGCTGCACATCACCCAGAAGGATGACTACAGAGTCTACAACACTGTCCCCTGA